In a genomic window of Halobiforma lacisalsi AJ5:
- the tbsP gene encoding transcriptional regulator TbsP — MTSNLLNHQIDDILESVLEDASGDIYMVNPSWEGIEQFVSVATGFDDSLPTVHMLADERTLKDVMDDFIVASNAADLISQDALALRTLEEAPENSLLITEDRIVAIVHAGDRVGGLVTEDESFVEDTYDTYAARWESAETFNLRTPPITDVQETLSDEIGPDAEEDFSAILDSLETARGDGDGLDEVTISLLVAAKNEALLYDISKWGEDVGIASKATFSRTKTKLEDMGLIDTEKVPIDVGRPRLRLKIGDERLQEADNGQLATVAQSILN; from the coding sequence ATGACCTCGAATTTACTCAATCACCAGATTGACGATATCCTCGAGAGTGTGCTCGAGGACGCGAGTGGGGACATTTACATGGTCAACCCCTCGTGGGAAGGAATCGAGCAGTTCGTCTCCGTCGCGACCGGGTTCGACGACTCGCTTCCGACCGTCCACATGCTCGCCGACGAGCGGACGCTTAAGGACGTCATGGACGACTTCATCGTCGCCTCGAACGCCGCCGACCTCATCAGCCAGGACGCGCTGGCGCTCCGAACGCTCGAGGAAGCCCCCGAGAACTCGCTGCTGATCACGGAGGACCGTATCGTCGCGATCGTCCACGCCGGCGACCGCGTCGGCGGCCTCGTCACCGAAGACGAGAGTTTCGTCGAGGACACCTACGACACCTACGCGGCCCGCTGGGAGAGCGCCGAGACGTTCAACCTCCGCACGCCGCCGATCACGGACGTTCAGGAGACGCTCTCCGACGAAATCGGCCCCGATGCGGAGGAGGACTTCTCCGCCATTCTGGACTCCCTGGAGACCGCCCGCGGCGACGGCGACGGACTCGACGAGGTCACCATCTCGCTTTTGGTCGCAGCCAAGAACGAGGCGCTGCTGTACGACATCAGCAAATGGGGGGAAGACGTCGGGATCGCATCCAAGGCGACCTTCTCGCGGACGAAGACCAAACTCGAGGATATGGGCCTGATCGACACCGAGAAGGTTCCGATCGACGTCGGTCGCCCGCGTCTTCGTCTGAAGATCGGCGACGAGCGCCTGCAGGAGGCCGACAACGGTCAGCTCGCGACGGTCGCGCAGTCTATTCTCAACTAA
- the glyA gene encoding serine hydroxymethyltransferase, which translates to MDHEHVREVDPAVADALENEVDRQRSTLQMIASENHVSPAVLDAQGSALTNKYAEGYPGSRYYGGCEYADEVEELAIERATELFGAEHVNVQPHSGTQANQAVYFAMLEPGDRILSLDLTHGGHLSHGHPANFTGQLYEVEQYEVDPETGYIDYEGLSDLAEEFEPDIVVSGYSAYPREIDWERIQAVADDVDAYHLADIAHITGLVAAGVHDSPVGIADFVTGSTHKTIRSGRGGIVMCDEEYADDVDSAVFPGGQGGPLMHNVAGKAVGFKEALEPEFEEYAEQVVANAKALGESLSENGFSLVSDGTDNHLVLVDLRESHPDTSGGDAEEALEEAGIVLNANTVPGETRSAFDPSGIRAGTPALTTRGFDEADCREVGDLITRVIDAPEDETVLAEVREEVDRLCEENPLYE; encoded by the coding sequence ATGGACCACGAGCACGTCCGGGAGGTCGATCCTGCCGTTGCCGATGCGCTCGAGAACGAGGTAGACCGTCAGCGGTCGACGTTGCAGATGATCGCGAGCGAGAACCACGTCAGCCCCGCGGTTCTCGACGCCCAGGGGAGCGCCCTGACGAACAAATACGCGGAGGGGTATCCCGGCTCGCGGTACTACGGCGGCTGCGAGTACGCCGACGAGGTCGAGGAGCTCGCGATCGAACGGGCGACCGAACTGTTCGGCGCCGAGCACGTCAACGTCCAGCCCCACTCGGGAACCCAGGCCAACCAGGCAGTCTACTTCGCGATGCTCGAGCCCGGCGACAGGATCCTCTCGCTGGACCTGACCCACGGGGGCCACCTCAGCCACGGCCACCCCGCCAACTTCACCGGGCAGCTCTACGAGGTCGAGCAGTACGAGGTCGATCCCGAGACGGGCTACATCGACTACGAGGGGCTTTCCGACCTCGCCGAGGAGTTCGAGCCGGACATCGTCGTCTCGGGGTACTCCGCGTACCCGCGCGAGATCGACTGGGAGCGCATCCAGGCGGTCGCCGACGACGTCGACGCCTACCACCTCGCGGACATCGCCCACATCACGGGCCTGGTCGCCGCCGGCGTCCACGACTCGCCGGTCGGCATTGCGGACTTCGTCACCGGTTCGACCCACAAGACCATCCGCTCGGGCCGGGGCGGCATCGTGATGTGCGACGAGGAGTACGCGGACGACGTCGACTCCGCCGTCTTCCCCGGCGGCCAGGGCGGCCCGCTCATGCACAACGTCGCCGGCAAGGCCGTCGGCTTCAAGGAAGCCCTCGAGCCCGAGTTCGAGGAGTACGCGGAACAGGTCGTCGCCAACGCGAAGGCGCTTGGCGAGTCGCTGTCCGAGAACGGGTTCTCGCTGGTCTCGGACGGCACCGACAACCACCTCGTGCTCGTGGATCTGCGCGAGAGCCATCCCGACACCTCCGGCGGCGACGCCGAGGAGGCGCTCGAGGAGGCCGGAATCGTCCTCAACGCCAACACCGTCCCCGGCGAGACCCGGTCTGCGTTCGACCCCTCGGGGATCCGCGCGGGCACGCCTGCGCTGACCACGCGCGGCTTCGACGAGGCGGACTGTCGCGAGGTCGGCGACCTGATCACTCGCGTAATCGACGCCCCCGAGGACGAGACCGTTCTCGCCGAGGTCCGCGAGGAGGTCGACCGACTCTGCGAGGAGAACCCGCTCTACGAGTAA
- a CDS encoding Rpp14/Pop5 family protein gives MKHLPKHLRPRWRYLAVAIESWPDADIDRRAFQRELWYAGQNLLGDPGSAAADLTVVRFAFGDGTGHALVKVRRGETEPARAALACIDGINGSPVGIRVCGISGTIRAAEENYLGRGRQDLEERNVVFGNEERVAVVRDGDGSADVRLADESFTGATDLDYDLA, from the coding sequence ATGAAACACCTCCCGAAGCATCTCCGCCCGCGGTGGCGCTACCTCGCCGTCGCCATCGAGTCGTGGCCCGACGCCGACATCGATCGCCGGGCGTTCCAGCGAGAACTGTGGTACGCGGGTCAGAACCTGCTCGGCGATCCCGGCAGCGCAGCGGCCGATCTCACCGTCGTCAGGTTCGCGTTCGGGGACGGAACCGGGCATGCGCTGGTCAAAGTCCGTCGAGGGGAGACCGAGCCCGCTCGAGCGGCGCTGGCCTGTATCGACGGGATCAACGGCTCTCCCGTCGGAATTCGAGTCTGCGGTATCAGTGGCACGATCCGTGCCGCTGAAGAAAACTATTTAGGACGCGGCCGGCAAGATTTGGAAGAGAGAAACGTCGTGTTCGGGAACGAGGAGCGAGTCGCCGTCGTACGCGATGGCGACGGATCTGCAGACGTGCGACTCGCAGACGAATCGTTCACGGGCGCGACAGACCTCGATTACGATTTAGCGTGA
- a CDS encoding ribosome assembly factor SBDS — MISLDEAVTARLESHGARFEVLVDPDAALEIKRGEFEGDLEDVIAAEDVFEDASRGDRPAESDLEKVFDTTDPLEIIPEVIKEGEIQITAEQRREMQEQKRRQLIDTITRNAVNPQMDNAPHPPERIENALEEAGFTVDPMEPVENQVDDALDALRPVIPIRFEEVTVAVQVPADYAGSAQAKIRQFGDLEREEWQPDGSWIGVVTFPAGMQNDFYDVVNEHSSGEAETEIVKDKDDLKTR; from the coding sequence ATGATATCACTCGACGAGGCGGTGACTGCGCGACTCGAGTCACACGGGGCGCGCTTCGAGGTACTGGTCGATCCGGACGCGGCCCTCGAGATCAAGCGCGGCGAGTTCGAGGGCGACCTCGAGGACGTCATCGCCGCCGAGGACGTCTTCGAGGACGCCTCCCGAGGTGACCGGCCGGCCGAGAGCGACCTCGAGAAGGTCTTCGACACGACCGATCCCCTCGAGATCATTCCGGAAGTGATCAAGGAGGGGGAGATCCAGATCACGGCCGAGCAGCGCCGCGAGATGCAAGAACAGAAGCGCAGGCAGTTGATCGATACCATCACGCGCAACGCGGTCAACCCGCAGATGGACAACGCTCCACACCCGCCGGAGCGCATCGAGAACGCCCTCGAGGAGGCCGGCTTCACGGTCGATCCGATGGAACCGGTCGAGAACCAGGTCGACGATGCGCTCGACGCGCTTCGACCCGTGATCCCGATCCGGTTCGAGGAGGTGACGGTCGCGGTCCAGGTGCCCGCCGACTACGCGGGCAGCGCCCAGGCGAAGATCCGGCAGTTCGGCGACCTGGAACGCGAGGAGTGGCAGCCCGACGGCTCGTGGATCGGCGTCGTCACCTTCCCCGCAGGGATGCAAAACGATTTCTACGACGTGGTCAACGAACACTCGAGCGGCGAAGCCGAGACGGAGATCGTCAAGGACAAGGACGACCTGAAGACCCGGTAA
- a CDS encoding RNase P subunit p30 family protein, translated as MYEAVHAHPDGQSTVARLAKTAADYGFEGVVVRNHAGARAEYDPDEIRDEYGVDVVEGIEIRTNDPQEASGAVGNHRPDETIVTVAGGSTAMNRFAVENEKVDVLARPMTDDGDVNHVVAKAALENGVRLEFDLSRVLADHGGRRVRVLQSLRKLYEIVDHYDAPYVVSATPTTHLEFRAPRELAALGEQIGLPADFIEDGLSEWRNLAERNRHIQSESFIEPGVERGRYEEEH; from the coding sequence ATGTACGAGGCCGTCCACGCCCACCCCGACGGACAGAGTACGGTCGCCAGGCTCGCCAAGACGGCGGCCGACTACGGCTTCGAGGGCGTGGTCGTGCGCAACCACGCGGGCGCTCGAGCGGAGTACGACCCCGACGAGATCCGCGACGAGTACGGAGTAGACGTCGTCGAGGGGATCGAGATCCGAACGAACGACCCACAGGAGGCGAGCGGCGCGGTCGGGAACCACCGGCCCGACGAGACGATCGTCACGGTCGCCGGCGGCTCGACCGCGATGAATCGCTTCGCCGTCGAAAACGAGAAGGTCGACGTGCTCGCCCGTCCGATGACCGACGACGGCGACGTCAACCACGTCGTCGCGAAGGCGGCCCTCGAGAACGGCGTCCGCCTCGAGTTCGACCTCTCGCGAGTGCTCGCCGATCACGGCGGTCGGCGGGTTCGAGTGCTCCAGTCGCTGCGGAAACTCTACGAGATCGTCGATCACTACGACGCGCCCTACGTCGTAAGCGCGACGCCGACCACACACCTCGAGTTCCGGGCGCCCCGCGAACTGGCCGCCCTCGGAGAGCAGATCGGACTGCCGGCGGACTTTATCGAGGACGGCCTCTCGGAGTGGAGGAATCTCGCCGAGCGCAATCGGCACATCCAGTCCGAGTCGTTCATTGAGCCCGGGGTCGAACGTGGCAGGTATGAAGAAGAGCATTGA
- the psmA gene encoding archaeal proteasome endopeptidase complex subunit alpha, with protein sequence MQGQAQQQAYDRGITIFSPDGRLYQVEYAREAVKRGTASIGVRTQDGVVLAVDKRVPSPLLEDSSVEKLHKADDHVGIASAGHVADARQLIDFARRQAQVNQLRYGEPIGVETLTKEVTDHIQQYTQVGGARPFGVALIVGGIDNGEPRLFETDPSGTPYEWKALAVGADRGDLQDYLEENYDEEADLDGGISLALDALASVKEGGLLPNEVGLATIDVESERFEQFEQDRIETHLEENDLLQEPDETEDE encoded by the coding sequence ATGCAGGGACAAGCCCAACAGCAGGCGTACGACCGAGGCATCACGATCTTCTCGCCGGACGGCCGACTCTACCAGGTCGAGTACGCCCGCGAGGCGGTCAAACGCGGTACGGCAAGTATTGGCGTCCGAACACAGGACGGCGTCGTCCTCGCGGTCGACAAACGAGTTCCCTCCCCGCTGCTCGAGGACTCGAGCGTCGAGAAGCTCCACAAAGCCGACGACCACGTCGGAATCGCGAGCGCCGGTCACGTCGCCGACGCCCGCCAACTGATCGACTTCGCGCGCCGCCAGGCGCAGGTCAACCAGCTGCGCTACGGCGAACCGATCGGCGTCGAGACGCTGACCAAGGAAGTTACCGACCACATCCAGCAGTACACCCAGGTCGGCGGTGCACGCCCGTTCGGCGTCGCCTTGATCGTCGGCGGGATCGACAACGGCGAACCCCGCCTGTTCGAGACCGACCCGTCCGGCACCCCCTACGAGTGGAAGGCCCTGGCCGTCGGCGCCGACCGCGGCGACCTCCAGGACTACCTCGAGGAGAACTACGACGAGGAAGCCGACCTGGACGGCGGCATCTCGCTCGCGCTCGACGCCCTCGCGTCGGTCAAAGAGGGCGGTTTGCTCCCGAACGAGGTCGGACTCGCGACGATCGACGTCGAGTCCGAGCGCTTCGAGCAGTTCGAGCAGGACCGGATCGAGACCCACCTCGAGGAGAACGACCTGCTCCAGGAACCGGACGAGACCGAAGACGAGTAA
- a CDS encoding FUN14 domain-containing protein: MLSVDPTTLLLEFGGGAVLGALVGYGTKRVAKLLAIVLGVELMLFRYLESQGIVVVDYERLTAGAIGSGDSMQAAGVGVHWLESALSVVAIGAGFASGFLIGYHRG; this comes from the coding sequence ATGCTTTCGGTCGATCCGACGACGCTGTTGCTCGAGTTCGGCGGCGGTGCCGTCCTCGGCGCGCTGGTGGGGTATGGAACGAAACGCGTCGCAAAACTGCTCGCGATCGTCCTCGGTGTCGAGTTGATGCTCTTTCGGTACCTCGAGTCCCAGGGCATCGTCGTCGTCGACTACGAGCGGCTTACGGCCGGCGCGATCGGGAGCGGCGATAGTATGCAGGCGGCCGGAGTCGGGGTCCACTGGCTCGAGTCGGCACTGTCGGTGGTCGCGATCGGGGCCGGATTCGCGAGCGGCTTCCTGATCGGGTACCACCGCGGATAG
- a CDS encoding class I SAM-dependent methyltransferase, which produces MKKSIEDHAARFDEVAGEYDEDQSDEYRACANLVIEHADPDASDTVLDLGTGTGAIALALAPDADRVVGRDISEGMMEEAKRKADERGLENLEFDYGRFRDPEYDGEVDAESSETPRADTRSPRVDVVTSNFAMHHLSDEEKREAIETIADLEPRRFVLGDVMFFGEPDPDEPFYSPEVDDPATVGTLADAFTDAGFSLTAVERVHDQVGVLVAERGRVTDDGQE; this is translated from the coding sequence ATGAAGAAGAGCATTGAGGATCACGCCGCCCGGTTCGACGAGGTTGCCGGGGAGTACGACGAGGACCAGTCCGACGAGTACAGGGCCTGTGCGAACCTGGTGATCGAACACGCCGACCCCGACGCCTCGGATACCGTTCTCGATCTCGGTACGGGGACCGGTGCGATCGCGCTCGCGCTGGCTCCCGACGCCGACCGGGTGGTCGGCCGGGACATCAGCGAGGGGATGATGGAGGAAGCGAAGCGGAAGGCCGACGAGCGGGGCCTCGAGAACCTCGAGTTCGATTACGGCCGGTTCCGCGACCCCGAGTACGACGGCGAGGTCGACGCCGAATCGTCGGAGACGCCTCGAGCCGACACTCGGTCCCCTCGCGTGGACGTCGTCACCTCGAACTTCGCGATGCACCACCTCTCGGACGAGGAGAAACGCGAGGCCATCGAGACGATCGCCGACCTCGAGCCACGCCGGTTCGTGCTCGGTGACGTGATGTTCTTCGGCGAACCCGACCCGGATGAGCCGTTCTACTCGCCGGAGGTCGACGACCCCGCCACGGTCGGCACGCTGGCGGACGCCTTCACCGACGCCGGCTTCTCGCTGACGGCGGTCGAACGCGTCCACGATCAGGTCGGCGTGCTGGTCGCCGAACGCGGCCGGGTGACGGACGACGGCCAGGAATGA